A genomic segment from Streptomyces antibioticus encodes:
- a CDS encoding sensor histidine kinase, with the protein MLGRIRGWQRRHWKDRSKAERVELQTVITWYVTTWFFPFAWLALPLLGGLERRPAPMIVGGLLLLVAALQCVAANRLTRPVLDHYLKRSEFPMRALIPSAALTLAGLALALVLAALDGTDPVTVRLSAGTVLLCFGMLYGLLVPVRLFLRRSAELAVVVMALFGWTDPHVGGIVMIGVITAFGACFSLFACRCSAWNLSVLWEAERAGEVEARLAVAEERLRFGRDLHDVMGRNLAVIALKSELAVQLARRGRPEAVEQMIEVQRIAQESQREVREVVRGYREADLGVELAGAQGVLTAAGIACEVRGEAGGLPAGVQSALGWVVREAITNVLRHGDAGRCSVGLRVTEGRVVLTVENDGAERAADGVLGTKGAGAVSGAKGAGAVSGTKDAGGAGAVGLEAGRLAGGAGTAGGTAAARGTGSAEGTGGSGLAGLRERLRRVDGTLEAGFAGAGVFRVVAEVPLDGARGAESGTGAGARSAESGPGSGAGARAMEAAAETGAGTGAGTGTGTAVGSRPGPMGTAALRPDGADRTETGTGVVGKDAVREVIS; encoded by the coding sequence ATGTTGGGCCGTATTCGGGGGTGGCAGCGCCGCCACTGGAAGGACCGCAGCAAGGCGGAGCGGGTCGAGTTGCAGACCGTGATCACCTGGTATGTGACGACCTGGTTCTTCCCCTTCGCCTGGCTCGCGCTGCCGTTGCTCGGCGGGCTGGAGCGCCGGCCCGCGCCGATGATCGTCGGCGGGCTGCTCCTGCTGGTGGCCGCCCTCCAGTGCGTCGCGGCGAACCGGCTCACCCGGCCCGTCCTCGACCACTATCTGAAGCGCTCCGAATTCCCGATGCGGGCCCTGATCCCCAGTGCCGCGCTCACCCTCGCCGGCCTGGCGCTGGCCCTGGTGCTCGCCGCGCTGGACGGCACCGACCCGGTGACGGTCCGGCTGTCCGCGGGGACCGTACTGCTGTGCTTCGGGATGCTCTACGGGCTGCTGGTGCCGGTGCGGCTGTTCCTGCGCCGGTCCGCCGAGCTGGCGGTGGTGGTGATGGCCCTGTTCGGCTGGACCGATCCGCACGTCGGCGGGATCGTCATGATCGGCGTGATCACCGCTTTCGGGGCCTGCTTCTCCCTGTTCGCCTGCCGGTGCAGCGCCTGGAACCTGTCGGTTCTGTGGGAGGCGGAGCGGGCCGGTGAGGTCGAGGCCCGGCTCGCGGTCGCCGAGGAGCGGCTGCGCTTCGGCCGGGACCTGCACGACGTGATGGGCCGCAACCTCGCGGTGATAGCGCTGAAGAGCGAACTGGCCGTGCAGTTGGCCCGGCGCGGGCGGCCCGAGGCCGTGGAGCAGATGATCGAGGTGCAGCGGATAGCGCAGGAGTCCCAGCGGGAGGTGCGCGAGGTCGTCCGGGGCTACCGGGAGGCCGACCTGGGCGTCGAACTCGCCGGTGCGCAGGGCGTGCTGACGGCGGCCGGGATCGCCTGCGAGGTGCGCGGAGAGGCCGGCGGGCTGCCCGCCGGAGTGCAGTCGGCGCTCGGCTGGGTGGTCCGCGAGGCGATTACCAACGTGCTGCGGCACGGGGACGCGGGGCGGTGCTCCGTGGGGCTGCGGGTGACCGAGGGGCGGGTGGTGCTGACCGTGGAGAACGACGGGGCGGAGCGGGCTGCCGACGGCGTTTTGGGGACGAAGGGTGCCGGGGCCGTTTCGGGCGCGAAGGGTGCCGGGGCCGTGTCGGGCACGAAGGATGCCGGGGGCGCGGGGGCCGTGGGGTTGGAGGCCGGGAGGTTGGCAGGAGGCGCAGGGACGGCAGGAGGCACGGCGGCAGCGAGGGGCACAGGGTCGGCAGAGGGCACCGGAGGGTCCGGGCTGGCCGGGCTGCGGGAGCGGCTGCGGCGGGTGGACGGGACGCTGGAGGCCGGGTTCGCGGGGGCGGGCGTGTTCCGGGTGGTGGCGGAGGTGCCGTTGGACGGGGCGCGGGGTGCGGAATCGGGGACGGGGGCCGGGGCGCGGAGTGCGGAATCGGGGCCAGGGTCGGGGGCCGGGGCGCGGGCGATGGAGGCCGCGGCTGAGACAGGGGCCGGGACCGGCGCCGGGACCGGGACCGGGACGGCGGTGGGCTCGCGGCCGGGGCCGATGGGGACTGCCGCGCTGAGGCCGGACGGCGCGGATCGGACGGAGACGGGGACGGGCGTGGTGGGGAAGGACGCTGTGAGAGAGGTCATTTCATGA
- a CDS encoding DNA polymerase III subunit gamma and tau, translating to MSSLALYRRYRPESFAEVIGQEHVTDPLQQALRNNRVNHAYLFSGPRGCGKTTSARILARCLNCENGPTPTPCGECQSCQDLARNGPGSIDVIEIDAASHGGVDDARDLREKAFFGPARSRYKIYIIDEAHMVTSAGFNALLKVVEEPPEHLKFIFATTEPEKVIGTIRSRTHHYPFRLVPPGTLRDYLGEVCQKEDIPVEDGVLPLVVRSGAGSVRDSMSVMDQLLAGATEAGVTYAMATSLLGYTEASLLDSVVEAFATGDGSAAFEIVDRIIEGGNDPRRFVADLLERLRDLVILAAVPDAAEKGLIDAPADVIERMQAQAGVFGAAELSRAADIVNEGLTEMRGATSPRLQLELICARVLLPAAYGDERSVMARLDRIERGVNFSASAGAGMPAGAGMPAMGYVPGPDAHAGSAGAGAGAGAVSGSQAQAIPPGGGAAAARAAVRGPAAGPSSPSSPSAPSSPAPAPAPVAAPAPQPVEPVAPAPAPTPEPAPGSWPTPTAAGSGGGSGARRPGGWPTATPAGSGPRPPAPPATPAPAPAAAPGAPAPAPSGYAPPTGGPDPRALWPNILEAVKNRRRFTWILLSQNAHVAGFDGTTLQIGFVNAGARDNFASSGSEEVLRQALAEQFSVQWKIEAVVDPSGGSAPAPSGGSGGFGGGGGTPGGPGGYGAPGGYGTPGTAQGGAGGAPAAPHPSGPSASHTPAPSRPAPQPSAAASGPAPAAAPSRPAAPEPVAPEDDIPEDDDPDLNESALSGRELIVRELGATVVEEFTNE from the coding sequence GTGTCGTCTCTCGCGCTGTACCGCCGTTATCGCCCGGAGTCGTTCGCCGAGGTCATCGGGCAGGAGCATGTCACCGACCCGTTGCAGCAGGCGCTGCGGAACAACCGGGTCAATCACGCGTACCTGTTCAGCGGGCCACGAGGATGCGGCAAGACGACCAGCGCGCGCATCCTCGCACGCTGCCTGAACTGCGAGAACGGCCCCACCCCGACCCCCTGCGGCGAGTGCCAGTCCTGCCAGGACCTCGCGCGCAACGGCCCGGGCTCCATCGATGTCATCGAGATCGACGCCGCATCTCATGGTGGTGTCGATGACGCCCGTGACCTGCGCGAGAAGGCGTTCTTCGGGCCCGCCCGCAGCCGCTACAAGATCTACATCATCGACGAGGCCCACATGGTCACGTCGGCCGGCTTCAACGCGCTGCTCAAGGTCGTCGAGGAGCCGCCGGAGCATCTCAAGTTCATCTTCGCCACCACCGAGCCCGAGAAGGTCATCGGGACCATCCGCTCCCGGACCCACCACTACCCGTTCCGGCTCGTGCCGCCGGGGACGCTGCGCGACTACCTCGGTGAGGTGTGCCAGAAGGAGGACATCCCCGTCGAGGACGGCGTGCTTCCGCTGGTCGTGCGGTCGGGGGCCGGGTCCGTGCGTGACTCCATGTCCGTCATGGACCAGCTGCTCGCCGGCGCGACCGAGGCCGGTGTGACCTACGCCATGGCCACCTCCCTCCTCGGATATACGGAGGCGTCGCTGCTCGACTCCGTCGTCGAGGCGTTCGCCACGGGGGACGGCTCCGCCGCCTTCGAGATCGTGGACCGCATCATCGAGGGCGGCAACGACCCCCGCCGCTTCGTCGCCGACCTGCTGGAGCGGCTGCGCGACCTCGTCATCCTCGCCGCCGTGCCGGACGCCGCCGAGAAGGGCCTCATCGACGCCCCCGCCGACGTCATCGAGCGCATGCAGGCCCAGGCCGGCGTCTTCGGCGCCGCCGAGCTGAGCCGCGCCGCCGACATCGTCAACGAGGGGCTCACCGAGATGCGCGGCGCCACCTCGCCCCGCCTCCAGCTCGAACTGATCTGTGCCCGCGTCCTGCTCCCCGCCGCCTACGGCGACGAGCGCTCCGTCATGGCCCGCCTCGACCGCATCGAGCGCGGCGTGAACTTCTCCGCGAGCGCCGGTGCGGGTATGCCGGCTGGTGCGGGTATGCCGGCCATGGGGTACGTGCCGGGGCCCGACGCGCATGCCGGGAGCGCGGGTGCGGGTGCGGGTGCGGGTGCGGTTTCAGGTTCGCAGGCGCAGGCCATTCCGCCCGGGGGAGGGGCCGCCGCCGCGCGGGCCGCCGTGCGGGGGCCCGCGGCCGGTCCTTCGTCTCCCTCGTCTCCCTCGGCCCCTTCATCCCCAGCGCCGGCGCCTGCCCCGGTCGCGGCTCCCGCCCCGCAACCCGTCGAGCCGGTCGCCCCCGCCCCCGCGCCCACGCCCGAACCCGCCCCCGGCTCCTGGCCCACCCCCACCGCCGCAGGCTCGGGCGGCGGCAGCGGCGCTCGCAGGCCCGGCGGCTGGCCCACGGCCACGCCCGCGGGCAGCGGCCCCCGGCCCCCGGCCCCACCCGCGACCCCGGCACCGGCGCCCGCCGCCGCACCCGGCGCCCCGGCCCCCGCCCCCTCCGGCTACGCACCCCCCACCGGCGGCCCCGACCCGCGCGCGCTCTGGCCCAACATCCTGGAAGCCGTCAAGAACCGCCGCCGCTTCACCTGGATCCTCCTCAGCCAGAACGCCCACGTGGCCGGCTTCGACGGCACCACCCTCCAGATCGGCTTCGTCAACGCGGGCGCCCGCGACAACTTCGCCAGCAGCGGCAGTGAGGAAGTGCTGCGCCAGGCGCTGGCCGAGCAGTTCAGCGTGCAGTGGAAGATCGAGGCGGTCGTCGACCCGTCCGGCGGCTCGGCCCCCGCGCCGTCCGGCGGTTCCGGCGGCTTCGGCGGCGGTGGCGGCACCCCGGGCGGCCCCGGCGGCTACGGCGCCCCCGGTGGCTACGGCACCCCCGGCACCGCCCAGGGCGGTGCCGGGGGTGCCCCGGCGGCACCCCACCCCTCGGGCCCCAGCGCCTCCCACACCCCGGCCCCGAGTAGACCCGCACCGCAGCCCTCTGCCGCGGCGTCCGGCCCCGCGCCCGCCGCCGCACCCTCGCGCCCCGCCGCCCCGGAACCGGTCGCCCCCGAGGACGACATCCCCGAGGACGACGACCCGGACCTCAACGAGTCGGCCCTCTCCGGCCGCGAGCTGATCGTCCGCGAACTGGGCGCGACGGTCGTGGAGGAGTTCACCAACGAGTGA
- a CDS encoding phosphoribosylaminoimidazolesuccinocarboxamide synthase, with the protein MSGFVEKPEPLQVPGLVHLHTGKVRDLYQNEAGDLVMVASDRTSAYDWVLPTEIPDKGRILTQLSLWWFDQLADLVPHHVLSTRPPEGAPADWQGRTLVCKSLEMVPVECVARGYLTGSGLAEYQESRTVCGLALPEGLVDGSELPAPIFTPATKAAVGEHDENVSYEEVARQVGAETAAQLRQATLAVYGRARDIARDRGIILADTKFEFGFEGETLVIADEVLTPDSSRFWPADQWEPGRAQASFDKQFVRDWLTSAESGWDRRSEQPPPPLPQRIVDATRAKYVEAYERLTGTTWA; encoded by the coding sequence GTGTCCGGATTCGTAGAAAAGCCCGAGCCTCTTCAGGTGCCGGGCCTGGTGCATCTGCACACCGGCAAGGTGCGCGACCTGTACCAGAACGAGGCGGGCGACCTCGTGATGGTCGCCAGCGACCGAACGTCCGCGTACGACTGGGTGCTGCCGACCGAGATCCCCGACAAGGGCCGCATCCTCACCCAGCTCTCCCTGTGGTGGTTCGACCAGCTCGCCGACCTGGTCCCGCACCACGTCCTGAGCACCCGGCCGCCCGAGGGCGCCCCCGCCGACTGGCAGGGCCGCACCCTGGTCTGCAAGTCGCTGGAGATGGTCCCGGTCGAGTGCGTGGCCCGCGGCTATCTCACCGGCTCCGGTCTCGCCGAGTACCAGGAGTCCCGCACGGTCTGCGGCCTCGCCCTCCCCGAGGGCCTGGTCGACGGCAGCGAACTGCCCGCCCCGATCTTCACCCCGGCCACCAAGGCCGCCGTCGGCGAGCACGACGAGAACGTCTCCTACGAGGAGGTCGCCCGCCAGGTCGGCGCCGAGACCGCCGCGCAGCTCCGCCAGGCCACCCTCGCCGTCTACGGCCGCGCCCGCGACATCGCCCGCGACCGGGGCATCATCCTCGCCGACACCAAGTTCGAGTTCGGCTTCGAGGGCGAGACGCTGGTGATCGCGGACGAGGTCCTGACCCCGGACTCCTCCCGCTTCTGGCCGGCCGACCAGTGGGAGCCGGGCCGCGCCCAGGCGTCCTTCGACAAGCAGTTCGTCCGCGACTGGCTGACCTCCGCCGAGTCCGGCTGGGACCGCCGCAGCGAGCAGCCCCCGCCGCCGTTGCCGCAGCGGATCGTGGACGCGACCCGCGCCAAGTACGTCGAGGCGTACGAGCGTCTGACGGGCACCACCTGGGCGTGA
- the purD gene encoding phosphoribosylamine--glycine ligase, translated as MNVLVIGSGAREHALCRSLSLDPAVTALHCAPGNAGIAEVAELHPVDALDSAAVTALAVELGAELVVVGPEAPLVAGVADAVREAGIPVFGPSGEAAQLEGSKAFAKDVMAGAGVPTARSYVCTTPEEAAAALDAFGAPYVVKDDGLAAGKGVVVTDDLDAAKAHAAACERVVIEEFLDGPEVSLFAITDGVTVVPLQPAQDFKRALDGDEGPNTGGMGAYSPLPWADPKLVDEVLETVLQPTVDELRRRGTPFSGLLYAGLAITSRGVRVIEFNARFGDPETQVVLARLKTPLAGVLKAAATGSLDTLEPLRWSDDAAVTVVIASHNYPGTPRTGDPITGLDAVAAEDAPHAYVLHAGTRRDGDAVVSAGGRVLSVTATGAQLTEARERAYRAVARLGLDGSQHRTDIAAKAAAGG; from the coding sequence GTGAACGTCCTCGTCATCGGCAGCGGCGCCCGCGAACACGCCCTGTGCCGCTCACTGTCCCTCGACCCCGCCGTCACCGCGCTGCACTGCGCCCCCGGCAACGCCGGCATCGCCGAGGTCGCCGAGCTGCACCCGGTCGACGCCCTGGACAGCGCCGCGGTCACCGCGCTGGCCGTCGAACTCGGCGCCGAGCTGGTCGTCGTAGGCCCGGAGGCGCCGCTCGTCGCCGGGGTCGCCGACGCCGTGCGCGAGGCGGGGATCCCGGTCTTCGGGCCGTCCGGGGAGGCCGCGCAGCTCGAGGGCTCCAAGGCGTTCGCGAAGGACGTGATGGCGGGGGCCGGTGTCCCCACCGCCCGCTCCTACGTCTGCACGACCCCCGAGGAGGCCGCCGCGGCCCTCGACGCCTTCGGCGCGCCGTACGTCGTCAAGGACGACGGTCTCGCCGCCGGCAAGGGCGTCGTCGTGACCGACGACCTCGACGCCGCGAAGGCGCACGCCGCCGCCTGCGAGCGCGTCGTCATCGAGGAGTTCCTCGACGGCCCGGAGGTCTCCCTCTTCGCGATCACCGACGGCGTCACGGTCGTCCCGCTCCAGCCCGCCCAGGACTTCAAGCGCGCGCTCGACGGCGACGAGGGCCCGAACACCGGTGGCATGGGCGCGTACTCCCCGCTGCCGTGGGCCGACCCCAAGCTGGTCGACGAGGTCCTGGAGACCGTTCTCCAGCCGACCGTCGACGAGCTGCGCCGCCGCGGCACCCCCTTCTCCGGACTGCTCTACGCCGGGCTCGCGATCACCAGCAGGGGCGTGCGGGTCATCGAGTTCAACGCCCGCTTCGGCGACCCCGAGACGCAGGTCGTCCTGGCCCGCCTGAAGACCCCGCTCGCCGGGGTCCTGAAGGCCGCCGCCACCGGCAGCCTGGACACCCTCGAACCGCTGCGCTGGAGCGACGACGCGGCCGTCACCGTCGTCATCGCCTCCCACAACTACCCCGGCACCCCGCGCACCGGCGACCCGATCACCGGCCTGGACGCGGTGGCCGCCGAGGACGCGCCGCACGCGTACGTCCTGCACGCCGGGACCAGGCGCGACGGCGACGCGGTGGTCAGCGCGGGCGGCCGGGTGCTGTCCGTCACGGCCACCGGCGCCCAGCTCACCGAGGCCCGGGAGCGGGCGTACCGGGCGGTCGCGCGCCTCGGCCTCGACGGTTCCCAGCACCGCACGGACATCGCCGCGAAGGCGGCGGCCGGCGGGTGA
- a CDS encoding TlpA family protein disulfide reductase, whose product MKRPPARVYVPVLAALVGAGALVGVAVSGDGPHGSPGRHRGADGALTIDAAHRPTAPDLAGTDTDGRPVSLADHKGKTVVVNVWASWCGPCREEAPALSRFHERTRGQGVVVLGLNEDDSAGAARDFAREFHLPYPSVLDPGGKRFRAVAEGLTTTQGLPATFVIDPRGRVAAAVSGPVDEKRLTALVAAARTGTGPSQPWSAAKRFNDVTGRTAGADGVQKRSDRLLGDNPESRSSRPESRSSRSGKPCRGSYPKNAVYFPCPVVHIDSQ is encoded by the coding sequence ATGAAACGCCCGCCTGCCCGCGTCTACGTCCCCGTCCTGGCCGCCCTCGTCGGCGCCGGTGCGCTCGTCGGCGTGGCTGTCTCCGGGGACGGCCCTCACGGCTCCCCGGGCCGTCACCGTGGCGCGGACGGAGCGCTCACGATCGACGCCGCGCACCGTCCCACCGCACCGGATCTCGCCGGCACCGACACCGACGGACGCCCTGTGAGCCTCGCCGATCACAAGGGCAAGACGGTCGTGGTCAACGTATGGGCCTCCTGGTGCGGGCCCTGCCGCGAGGAAGCCCCCGCGCTGTCGCGCTTTCACGAAAGAACGAGGGGCCAGGGCGTCGTGGTCCTGGGCCTGAACGAGGACGACTCCGCCGGCGCGGCCCGCGATTTCGCCCGCGAGTTCCACTTGCCCTATCCCAGCGTCCTGGACCCCGGCGGAAAGCGGTTCCGTGCCGTGGCCGAGGGCTTGACGACCACGCAGGGCCTGCCCGCCACGTTCGTCATCGACCCGCGCGGACGGGTCGCCGCGGCGGTCTCCGGCCCCGTCGACGAGAAGCGCCTGACCGCGCTGGTCGCCGCCGCCAGGACCGGCACCGGCCCTTCCCAGCCATGGTCCGCTGCCAAGCGGTTCAACGACGTCACCGGCCGCACCGCAGGCGCGGACGGTGTGCAGAAAAGGAGCGACAGACTTCTGGGGGACAATCCGGAATCACGCTCTTCACGACCGGAATCACGCTCTTCGCGAAGCGGGAAACCCTGCCGAGGGAGTTATCCGAAGAATGCGGTTTACTTTCCATGCCCGGTCGTTCACATCGACTCGCAGTGA
- a CDS encoding N,N-dimethylformamidase beta subunit family domain-containing protein, whose product MAPGPENVRRWESGALAHAVTDPFGQGPVPWLRGSETYFDATGQVVPWYVDQTAPAPAGPGLQGPARARHGSDGTARVPGPRTASSPGGPRSADDVRRQIKGFISTGAVAPGEAADFHITVDPPQEFSVDIYRIGHYDGDGAAKITTSPRLSGIVQPPPLTADRTVSCHHWWLSWRLQVPSYWNVGAYVAVLTTADGYRSHIPFTVRDDHPADLLVVLPDVTWQAYNLYPEDGRTGASLYHAWDERGRLLGEADAATTVSFDRPYAGAGLPLHVGHAYDFIRWAERYGYDLAYTDARELHAGRVDPTRYRGLVFPGHDEYWSQSMRRTAEVARDSGTSLVFLSANTLYWQVELGPSPSGVPGRLLTCRKRKGPGKAVLWREIDRAEQQLLGIQYAGRVPEPHPLIVRNADHWLWEATGTHEGDGLEGMVAGEADRYFPRTALPPHEERILLAHSPYTDPDGVLRHQETSLYRAPSGALVFASGTFAWSPALDRPGHVDPRIQRATANLLDRICKRD is encoded by the coding sequence ATGGCACCGGGACCGGAGAACGTCCGCCGATGGGAATCGGGAGCACTGGCCCACGCCGTGACGGACCCCTTCGGCCAGGGGCCCGTCCCCTGGCTGCGCGGTAGCGAGACGTACTTCGACGCCACCGGCCAGGTCGTCCCCTGGTACGTCGACCAGACCGCCCCGGCGCCCGCCGGCCCCGGCCTTCAGGGCCCGGCCCGCGCACGGCACGGCTCCGACGGCACGGCCCGCGTCCCTGGCCCCCGCACCGCCTCCTCGCCCGGCGGCCCCCGCTCCGCCGACGACGTCCGGAGGCAGATCAAGGGCTTCATCTCCACCGGCGCGGTCGCGCCCGGCGAGGCCGCCGACTTCCACATCACGGTCGACCCGCCGCAGGAGTTCAGCGTCGACATCTACCGGATCGGCCACTACGACGGTGACGGTGCCGCCAAGATCACCACCAGCCCCCGGCTCTCCGGCATCGTCCAGCCCCCGCCGCTGACCGCCGACCGCACCGTCTCCTGCCACCACTGGTGGCTCTCCTGGCGCCTCCAGGTCCCCTCCTACTGGAACGTCGGCGCCTATGTCGCCGTCCTCACCACCGCCGACGGCTACCGCTCCCACATCCCCTTCACCGTCCGCGACGACCACCCCGCCGACCTGCTGGTGGTGCTGCCCGACGTCACCTGGCAGGCGTACAACCTCTACCCCGAGGACGGCCGTACCGGCGCCAGCCTCTACCACGCCTGGGACGAACGCGGCCGGCTGCTCGGCGAGGCCGACGCCGCGACCACGGTCTCCTTCGACCGTCCGTATGCGGGCGCCGGCCTCCCGCTGCACGTCGGCCACGCCTACGACTTCATCCGCTGGGCCGAGCGCTACGGCTACGACCTCGCCTACACCGACGCCCGCGAACTGCACGCCGGACGCGTCGACCCCACCCGCTACCGGGGCCTGGTCTTCCCCGGCCACGACGAGTACTGGTCGCAGAGCATGCGCCGCACCGCCGAGGTCGCCCGCGACAGCGGCACCTCGCTGGTCTTCCTCTCCGCCAACACCCTCTACTGGCAGGTGGAGTTGGGGCCGTCCCCGTCCGGTGTCCCGGGCCGGCTGCTCACCTGCCGAAAACGCAAGGGCCCCGGCAAAGCCGTCCTGTGGCGGGAGATCGACCGCGCCGAACAGCAACTGCTCGGCATCCAGTACGCGGGCCGCGTGCCCGAACCGCACCCCCTGATCGTCCGCAACGCCGACCACTGGCTGTGGGAGGCCACCGGCACCCACGAGGGTGACGGCCTCGAGGGCATGGTCGCCGGCGAGGCCGACCGCTACTTCCCGCGCACCGCCCTCCCGCCCCACGAGGAACGCATCCTCCTCGCCCACTCCCCCTACACCGACCCCGACGGCGTCCTCCGCCACCAGGAGACGTCCCTGTACCGGGCACCCTCCGGCGCCCTGGTCTTCGCCTCCGGCACCTTCGCCTGGTCACCGGCCCTGGACCGCCCCGGCCATGTGGATCCCCGTATCCAGCGCGCCACGGCCAACCTCCTGGACCGCATCTGCAAACGCGACTGA
- a CDS encoding DUF3515 domain-containing protein: MARPSRRLRLGLGFTVAAVVLTGVIVAHELGSPTRGVEQAPHADAPACADIAEGYPAALDGHELADTGVPGVAVWGDQSVVLRCGLEPPAPTTDLCVTVDSVDWVYRQDESGDGRKVIITYGRDPAVEVAFDAQDTAVDRALVELSRIVRPIRQRNHCVDSTGG; this comes from the coding sequence ATGGCCCGTCCATCCCGCAGGCTCAGGCTCGGCCTTGGTTTCACGGTCGCCGCCGTCGTGCTCACGGGCGTCATTGTGGCCCACGAACTGGGCTCTCCGACCCGTGGCGTCGAGCAGGCACCCCATGCCGACGCTCCGGCCTGTGCGGACATCGCCGAGGGCTACCCGGCGGCGCTGGACGGGCACGAGCTCGCGGACACGGGCGTGCCGGGCGTCGCCGTATGGGGAGACCAGTCCGTGGTTCTGCGCTGTGGGCTGGAGCCGCCCGCTCCGACCACCGACCTGTGTGTGACCGTCGACAGTGTGGACTGGGTCTACCGGCAGGACGAGTCAGGTGACGGCCGCAAAGTGATCATCACCTACGGGCGCGACCCCGCCGTCGAAGTCGCCTTCGACGCCCAGGACACCGCTGTCGACAGGGCGTTGGTCGAGCTGAGCCGCATCGTCCGGCCGATCCGCCAGCGCAACCACTGCGTCGACTCCACCGGCGGCTGA
- a CDS encoding helix-turn-helix domain-containing protein: MDHLTDREKEVFLLLGTGLGNRRLANELRISERTVKAHIARIIEKLGHQTRLQTAVLAVLVHDALCADADCTC; this comes from the coding sequence GTGGACCATCTGACGGACCGTGAGAAGGAAGTCTTCCTTCTGCTCGGTACGGGCCTGGGCAATCGTCGGCTCGCGAACGAACTGCGCATCTCCGAGCGGACGGTGAAAGCGCACATAGCGCGGATCATCGAGAAGCTGGGGCACCAGACCCGCTTGCAGACGGCGGTGCTGGCCGTCCTCGTCCATGACGCGCTGTGCGCAGACGCGGACTGTACCTGCTAG
- a CDS encoding response regulator transcription factor, with protein MTVRVLLADDEHLIRGALTALLSLEDDLVIVAEAATGTEALAMALAHRPDVAVLDLQMPDGDGVKVATSLRAELPGCQILIVTSHGRPGHLKRALAAGVRGFVQKTVSAQRLAEIIRTVHAGNRYVDPELAADAIAAGDSPLTSREAEVLELAADGAPVTEIAERAALSPGTVRNYLSSAATKLGAENRHAAVRLARERGWV; from the coding sequence ATGACGGTGCGGGTGCTGCTCGCCGACGACGAGCACCTGATCCGGGGTGCGCTGACGGCGCTGCTGTCCCTGGAGGACGACCTGGTGATCGTCGCCGAGGCGGCCACCGGGACGGAGGCGCTGGCGATGGCGCTGGCCCATCGCCCCGACGTGGCCGTGCTCGACCTCCAGATGCCCGACGGGGACGGTGTGAAGGTCGCCACATCCCTGCGCGCCGAACTGCCTGGCTGTCAGATCCTGATCGTCACGAGCCACGGCCGGCCGGGGCACCTCAAGCGGGCGCTGGCGGCGGGGGTGCGCGGCTTCGTCCAGAAGACGGTGAGCGCGCAGCGGCTCGCGGAGATCATCCGTACCGTGCACGCGGGGAACCGCTACGTCGACCCGGAGTTGGCGGCGGACGCGATCGCCGCCGGGGACTCGCCGCTGACCTCGCGCGAGGCCGAGGTGCTCGAACTCGCCGCCGACGGGGCGCCGGTCACGGAGATCGCCGAGCGGGCCGCGCTGTCACCGGGGACCGTGCGGAACTATCTCTCCTCCGCCGCGACCAAACTCGGGGCGGAGAACCGGCACGCGGCGGTGCGTCTCGCGCGCGAGCGGGGTTGGGTATAG
- a CDS encoding RICIN domain-containing protein has translation MLKTAKVLVLAGAAATMIAASALPAGAAPAADVTASAYNNVRLEKVWGPTGICLSMNGKTANNAPVVQKKCTSGSDQKWTLKGTSAGIYTIKNKKSAKCLGISATSSGTVVTQRPCNASSKTQQWYLANSKIHSKWAKKCLTEAGSTLGQKATITACGESTAKRKAQEWGTS, from the coding sequence ATGCTCAAAACCGCCAAGGTGCTTGTGCTGGCCGGTGCTGCTGCGACGATGATCGCGGCCTCGGCCCTGCCGGCGGGCGCTGCGCCCGCGGCTGATGTGACGGCGAGCGCGTACAACAACGTACGGCTGGAAAAGGTGTGGGGTCCGACGGGGATCTGCCTCTCCATGAACGGCAAGACCGCGAACAACGCCCCGGTCGTGCAGAAGAAGTGCACCTCGGGGTCGGACCAGAAGTGGACGCTCAAGGGGACGTCCGCCGGGATCTACACGATCAAGAACAAGAAGTCGGCGAAGTGCCTGGGCATCTCCGCCACGAGCAGCGGCACCGTCGTCACACAGCGGCCGTGCAACGCCTCGTCCAAGACCCAGCAGTGGTACCTGGCCAACAGCAAGATCCACAGCAAGTGGGCCAAGAAGTGTCTGACCGAGGCCGGCTCGACGCTCGGCCAGAAGGCCACGATCACCGCCTGCGGCGAGAGCACCGCGAAGCGTAAGGCCCAGGAGTGGGGCACTTCTTGA